A window from Cryomorphaceae bacterium encodes these proteins:
- the crtI gene encoding phytoene desaturase, translating to MTRTKSAVVIGAGFAGLSSASYLAQQGFQVTIIEKLSEPGGRARLYKEKGYTFDMGPSWYWMPEVFEQFFNDFGHKTSDFYQLIQLDPAYRVFFSADEFVDIAADAAAQEALFEQYEPGSGAKLRAFLDDAAFKYQTGMGEFVHKPGLSIFEFADIKVLKALFKLDLFSSIRKEIHKKFKNERLRQLLEFPVLFLGAKPGDTPALYSLMNYADLRLGTWYPMGGMHMVARGMAEVARKQGAEFRFNEAVTKIVVESGKAVAVETDKGTYPCDVLVGAGDYNHIDQKLLEAPYRNYSEKYWNTRVMAPSSLLFYLGVNKKLDNLLHHNLIFDEPFDQHAEEIYDRPQWPTKPLLYVSCASRKDPSVAPENGENLVILIPVAIGLEDTDEVREKYFNYAMDKLERFCGTSIRDHIEVKASYAHRNFVEDYNSFKGNAYGLANTLLQTAVLKPSLKSKKVKNLYFAGQLTVPGPGVPPTIISGKVVSKQIAREQR from the coding sequence ATGACCAGGACTAAAAGCGCAGTTGTAATCGGTGCGGGGTTTGCAGGGCTCTCATCTGCATCGTATCTCGCCCAGCAGGGCTTTCAGGTAACCATTATTGAAAAACTTTCCGAACCGGGGGGTAGGGCAAGGTTGTATAAAGAAAAGGGTTACACCTTCGACATGGGCCCTAGCTGGTATTGGATGCCGGAAGTATTTGAGCAGTTTTTTAACGATTTTGGGCACAAAACTTCCGATTTCTACCAGCTTATTCAATTAGACCCGGCCTACCGGGTCTTTTTTAGTGCCGATGAATTTGTGGACATTGCCGCAGACGCTGCCGCACAGGAAGCACTTTTTGAGCAATACGAGCCCGGAAGCGGAGCCAAACTGCGCGCCTTTCTCGATGATGCAGCCTTCAAGTACCAAACAGGTATGGGTGAATTTGTGCACAAGCCCGGCCTCTCCATCTTTGAGTTTGCAGATATCAAGGTGCTCAAGGCACTCTTTAAACTCGATTTGTTCAGCTCCATCCGCAAGGAAATCCACAAGAAATTCAAGAACGAGCGTTTGCGCCAGTTGCTGGAGTTTCCGGTGCTGTTTCTCGGAGCCAAACCGGGCGATACACCAGCACTTTACAGCCTGATGAACTACGCTGACCTGCGCCTCGGAACATGGTACCCCATGGGAGGCATGCACATGGTGGCCCGCGGAATGGCTGAAGTGGCCCGCAAACAAGGTGCTGAATTCAGGTTCAATGAAGCGGTGACCAAAATTGTAGTTGAAAGCGGCAAGGCAGTTGCCGTTGAAACCGACAAAGGCACCTACCCCTGTGATGTGCTTGTAGGCGCCGGTGATTACAACCATATTGACCAGAAATTACTCGAAGCGCCCTACCGAAACTATAGCGAGAAATACTGGAACACCCGCGTAATGGCACCATCCAGCCTGCTGTTTTACCTCGGGGTGAACAAGAAGCTCGACAACCTTCTGCACCACAACCTCATTTTCGATGAGCCTTTTGATCAGCATGCGGAAGAAATTTACGACCGTCCTCAATGGCCCACCAAGCCCTTGTTGTACGTGTCATGCGCCTCCAGAAAAGACCCCTCGGTTGCACCCGAAAACGGCGAAAACCTGGTGATCCTCATTCCTGTGGCGATTGGCCTTGAAGACACCGACGAGGTGCGCGAAAAGTACTTCAATTACGCCATGGACAAACTGGAGCGTTTTTGCGGAACCTCCATACGCGATCATATTGAGGTTAAAGCGTCGTACGCACACCGCAACTTCGTGGAAGACTACAACAGCTTTAAAGGTAACGCGTACGGTTTGGCCAACACCCTGCTGCAAACGGCTGTGCTCAAGCCCTCGCTCAAAAGCAAAAAAGTAAAGAACCTCTACTTTGCCGGTCAGCTTACGGTGCCGGGCCCCGGGGTGCCTCCCACCATCATTTCCGGAAAAGTAGTTTCGAAGCAGATTGCCCGCGAGCAGCGCTGA
- a CDS encoding phytoene/squalene synthase family protein, producing MSRQRDLYDDVCLHCSKLTTNKYSTSFSLGIRFLHRDFHLPIYGIYGFVRFADEIVDTFHEHNKRELLDRFKADTYRAIEEKISLNPILHSFQLVVNKYHIERELIDTFLHSMELDLSEKNYDEEGYKEYIDGSAEVVGLMCLRVFLEGDVNRYDDLKHYARRLGSAFQKINFLRDLKADYQIMGRTYFPGVEMGEFNDAVKKEIEVDVQKDFDEGLTGIRMLPKKSRFGVYVAYVYYQQLFNKVKRTPASVILTTRIRISNKRKYLLFLTSYLRHQLNMI from the coding sequence ATGAGTCGCCAGCGAGACCTATACGATGACGTGTGTTTGCATTGCAGCAAGCTTACCACCAATAAGTACAGCACATCTTTCTCTTTGGGTATCCGGTTTCTGCACCGCGATTTTCACCTGCCCATATATGGCATCTACGGTTTTGTGCGCTTTGCCGACGAGATTGTTGACACCTTTCACGAACACAACAAACGCGAACTGCTCGACCGTTTCAAAGCCGATACCTACCGCGCTATTGAAGAAAAAATCAGCCTGAACCCCATTCTGCACAGCTTTCAATTGGTGGTAAACAAGTACCACATTGAGCGTGAGCTCATAGATACCTTCCTGCACAGCATGGAGCTCGACCTCAGCGAGAAAAACTACGACGAGGAAGGCTACAAGGAATACATTGATGGCTCGGCAGAGGTGGTGGGCCTGATGTGCCTGCGTGTTTTCCTGGAGGGCGACGTCAATCGCTACGACGACCTAAAGCACTACGCCCGCCGACTGGGTTCTGCATTTCAGAAAATCAACTTTCTGCGCGACCTCAAAGCCGATTACCAAATCATGGGGCGCACCTATTTTCCCGGGGTGGAAATGGGCGAGTTCAACGACGCGGTGAAGAAGGAAATTGAGGTGGATGTTCAGAAAGACTTCGACGAGGGCCTCACCGGCATTCGCATGTTGCCCAAAAAATCGCGCTTTGGGGTGTATGTGGCCTACGTTTACTATCAGCAGCTCTTCAACAAGGTTAAGCGCACACCGGCATCGGTGATTCTAACCACGCGCATTCGCATTTCGAACAAACGCAAGTACCTGCTGTTCCTTACAAGCTACCTGAGGCATCAGCTCAATATGATTTAG
- a CDS encoding MerR family transcriptional regulator, translated as MNSAPAAQYSIKDLERLSGVKAHTIRMWEQRYNLLTPLRSDTNIRNYSGDELRKLLNVAVLNQKGLRISDIVKMSPDEINARVVEFTSDFGDHRVQVEGLVIAMIDLDEARFNHILAGSALRIGFENTMLQVIYPFFKKVGVLWLTGSINAAQEHFISNLIRQKLVVAIDSLPGQRRPDARTFLLFLPEGELHEMGLLFHSYLIQRAGHKVIYLGQSVPLKDLEEVIRIQKPDECVTALLSYNAREDIEAVLRAIVKVTGELPVHVVNSFQRDFSFDAPSTVHFSESVQDFKTAL; from the coding sequence ATGAACTCAGCACCTGCAGCACAGTATTCCATTAAAGACCTGGAGCGGCTTTCCGGCGTGAAAGCACACACCATTCGCATGTGGGAGCAGCGCTACAACCTGCTTACCCCGCTGCGGAGCGACACCAATATAAGGAACTATTCGGGAGATGAATTGCGAAAGCTCCTGAATGTGGCCGTGCTCAACCAAAAGGGCCTGAGGATATCCGATATCGTAAAAATGAGCCCCGACGAAATCAACGCGCGAGTGGTGGAGTTTACAAGCGATTTTGGTGATCATCGCGTGCAGGTAGAGGGGCTTGTAATTGCCATGATTGACCTCGATGAGGCGCGTTTCAATCACATCCTCGCAGGAAGTGCCCTCAGAATCGGTTTTGAAAACACCATGCTTCAGGTTATCTATCCCTTTTTCAAAAAAGTGGGCGTGCTCTGGCTCACCGGAAGCATCAACGCAGCACAGGAGCATTTCATCTCCAATCTGATCAGGCAAAAACTGGTGGTTGCCATTGACTCCCTGCCCGGTCAGCGCCGTCCCGATGCGCGCACCTTTTTATTGTTCCTCCCCGAAGGTGAACTCCACGAAATGGGACTGCTTTTTCACAGCTACCTCATTCAAAGGGCCGGACACAAAGTCATTTATCTCGGTCAGTCCGTGCCGCTTAAAGACCTCGAAGAAGTAATCCGTATCCAAAAACCGGATGAGTGCGTTACGGCCCTCCTTTCCTACAATGCCAGGGAAGATATCGAAGCTGTATTACGTGCTATTGTGAAAGTTACGGGTGAACTTCCGGTACACGTAGTGAACTCCTTTCAGCGCGATTTTTCTTTCGATGCGCCATCCACGGTGCACTTTTCCGAGTCCGTACAGGATTTTAAGACCGCGCTTTAA
- a CDS encoding sigma-70 family RNA polymerase sigma factor: MTFDFNQEVIEAQSSLKGFAYKFTGDEEEAKDLLQETMYKALSYRSKFKKGTNLKAWLYTIMKNTFINNYRKAVRANTIVDTTEENFFLNQTKSANDDHPESMFHHREVSDVVSELEDTYRIPFMMYFNGFRYKEIADELGLPIGTVKSRIFLARRKLMLSLPHYQYNDQD, translated from the coding sequence ATGACATTCGACTTTAATCAAGAGGTAATCGAAGCGCAATCATCTCTCAAGGGATTTGCCTACAAGTTTACCGGCGACGAGGAAGAGGCCAAAGACCTTCTTCAGGAAACCATGTACAAAGCGCTTTCGTATCGCTCAAAATTTAAAAAGGGCACCAACCTGAAAGCGTGGTTGTACACCATCATGAAGAATACCTTCATCAACAACTACCGCAAGGCAGTTAGAGCCAATACCATTGTGGATACTACCGAGGAGAACTTCTTCCTGAACCAAACCAAAAGTGCAAACGACGATCACCCGGAGTCCATGTTTCACCACCGCGAGGTTTCTGATGTGGTGAGTGAGCTGGAAGACACCTATCGCATACCGTTTATGATGTACTTCAACGGTTTTCGCTACAAGGAAATAGCTGATGAGCTGGGTCTCCCTATCGGTACGGTAAAAAGCCGGATCTTTCTGGCGCGGCGTAAACTAATGCTATCTTTGCCGCACTACCAGTACAATGACCAGGACTAA